The segment GTCATACGTGCGGAGATCGGGTAAAGAGACCCGCCAAGTCGGCATACGCGGGCGGTTTCATCAGCGAAGATAGAGCGATGGCCCATGCCGAGGGGCACGGGCGGCGAAAAACCCGACAGGGGCGGTGAGTTACACATGATCCTGGCAGCCAAAGAAGGCGACATCAACACCATCATCGGCGGCATCGCGCCCAACTGGGGCCCGTTCGGGAGCCTGGGGAGCGAGGCCCGGGTGATGATCGAAGTGGTGATGGCGATCGCCATTCTCATCTGCCTCGGCATTGCGATCTGGGGTGCGGCCAAACAGCGCATCGGAGCGACCGCGCTCCGGGACACCTTCAGCGCCGAACAGGGCAAGGGCCTGATCGTGGCGGGGCTGACCGGAGTCTTCATCATCGGGTCACTGGGGACCTTGTTCACCATCGTGTACGGGATGGCCGTCTGACCCGACCACTCTCCGTACCGGAAGCGGGCACCATCTCCCCCCTTCACCCGCGTTCCTGACCCGCCGTCCACTCCCCGACGACTCCCCAGCACTGTGTCAGCGACTCGTCGCCGGCCGGCGGAACCCGTCACCGGCGGCCCGGACCCATCGACCCCGACCGTCCCACCCGACCCGTTCCGCCAGCCAACCGAGAGCCCGGACCACCCTCAGAGGTCGCGACCCCCGATGCCGCTCATGCCCCCGCCGTCCCCGTCGCACCGGTCGTACCGGCCGTTCCGGTCGCGCCCGGCCCGGCCGGTGTGCCCGAAGCGCTCCCAGCGCCCGGCATGTCCGCCGTACCCGATGGACCGTCACCGCCCGGCCGTGCCGCACGGCACCGGACGGCGGCAGGCGACCCCCGCGGCGGGACGCACGGCACACCGGGGGGACACCGGCGGCCACTGCGGTCACCAGGGGCCCGAGGGGAAGGCCGCCCGATGAACCCCGCCGACGACCACGGCCACGCCACCGACGACCCCTACGGGGGCTCGGGCCGGACCCGTACCCGCCTGCCCGGCTCCTACGACGACGGTCTGGACGGCAACCCCCGCCGCCCGGCCCGCCCCTCACGCTCCCTCATCACCGTCGTCGGCATCGTGGTCCTCCTCATCGCCGCGATCGCCTTCGCCAACCAGGGCGGCGGCGACGGCGACTCCGGCGGCGACAGCGGCCCGGCGGGCGCCAAGAACACCTCCCCGACCGCGCCCACCGGCACCGACCCGGTCAAGGGCCGGACGGACGGCATCCCCACCGGCTACGCCCGCAGCGCCCAGGGCGCACAGAGCGCGGCCGCGAACTACACCGTGGCCCTCGGCTCCGACGGCATGTACGACAAGAACCGCCGGGACCGGATCGTACAAACCGTGTACGCCTCCGACATCGCCGAGACCCGCCGGACCGACCTCGACAAGGCGTACTCCACAAAGGATCTCCTTTCCGGTATCGGGCTCAACCCCGACGGCACCCCGCCGGAGGGCATGACCTTCGTCTCCCGCCACAACCCCATGGGGGCGAAGGCGGAGAGCTTCAACCAGAACGAGGCCCGGGTCTCCGTCTGGTACTCGGCCCTGTTCGGTCTGGCCGGCGAAAACTCCCGGAACCCCGTCACCGAGAGCTGGTACACGAGCACCCTCCAGCTCCGCTGGGCCGACGGCGACTGGAAGATCGTGAACCAGACCCAGAAGGACGGTCCGGTACCGGTCGGCCGCGACCAGACCGCTTCCGGCTCCCAGGAGATGGCGGATGCCGTCCAGCAGTTCGGAGGGTTCACCTATGCCCGCTAATCGCCGCGGCGCACTCCCGGGCAGGCTCCCGGGGGCGTTCCCCGCCGCCCTCACGGTCACCGCCGCACTGACCACCCTTCAGACCGCGGCCGTCCTGCTGGCGTCCCCGGCCGCGGCCGAACCGACGCCCACCCCGCGTCCCAGCACCTCCGGGAACCCGGACTGCGCGATGCTCAGCGGCCCTTCCCGGACCCGCTGCGAAGGCGGCGAAGGCTCCGCCGGCACCACCTCCACCCCCGGTGACATCGTCGACTCCCCCCTCATGATCCTCGGGCGCGGCTGCGCCGAAGCCGCCGCCTGGACCGTGGACACCCTCGCCAAGGCCGTGAAGTCCACCGCGACCGTCGACTTCACCAACCCCACCTTCCTCTCCCAGTACGCCGTCGTCTTCGCCGCCGCCACCATCCTCACCCTGATCATCTGGCTGCTGGCGGTCGCCAAACGCGCCATCCGCGGCGTCCCGCTCCTCACCGCGATCTCCGAGGCCGTCGGCTTCCTCTGGCTCACGGTCCTCGCCTCCGCCTTCACCCCGCTCCTCCTCTACACCTTGGTCTCCGCCACCGACGGCATCTCCGAGGTCATCGCGGGCGGCACCAAGGACGAGACCGATCAGTTCTTCGGCTCCTTCTCCGAGGCGCTGAAGCGGGGCAACGACATCGGCGGCGGCCCGATCATGCTGATCGTCGTCTCGATGGTGACGATCCTGGCCGCCGGGGTGCTCTATCTGGAGCTGTTCATCCGGGCCGTCCTGCTGTACGTCGGCGCCCTCCTCGGCGTCGTCGTCTACTCCGGACTCGTCGACAAGAACATGTGGGGCCACGTCCGCCGCTGGGCCGGTCTGATGATCGCGATCATCCTGGTCAAACCGGTCATCCTGATCGTCCTCGGCCTGGCCGGCGCCCTCGCGGGCGACGACGGCCCCGACGCCTTCTCCGCCGTCGTCTCCGGACTCGCCATCGTGATCCTGGCGATCGTCGCCTCCGCGATGATCTACCGCTTCGTGCCCGGCTTCGGCGACGAGATCGTCGCCGCCCGCAACAACCGTCTCCAGGGCGGTGTCGAGAACCGCGCCGCCGCCGTCATCAGCTCCCCCGCCGCCCTGGTCTCCCAGGGCATCAAGACCCACAGCGCCCGCAGCACCCCCGGCGGCGAGAGCTCCGGCGGCGGCGCCGCGGCCCGCCCCGCCAACCCCGTCGGCGGCGGAGTCGCCGCCCACGGCAGCCGCCCCACCGGCGGCGGTACGGGCGGGGCCGCCGCGCCCCCGCCCCGTAGCAGCGCCCCCAGCGCCGGCACCCCGCACAGCAACCGCAACACCAACAGCACCGGCACAGGAGGTGGAGGGCGTTGACCACCCAGTCCCATCCCATCGCGCCCCGCCGCACGTATCTCATCGGCCGGGCCCGGCCGAACGCGATCATCGGCAAGAACCGCGAAACCGGCGAGATCGCCCTGATCATCGCCGGTGCGTTCCTCGGCATGATGAGCGGACTACTCGTCCCCTATCTCGTCCCGCGGATCGCGCTGCTGATGGGCTTTCCGCTGATCGCGCTCGCCGCCGTCTACCTCCCGTACAAACACCGCACCTTCTACCGCTGGTTCGAGATCAACCGCAGCTTCAAGCGGACCCTGCGCTCCGGTACGGTCTACCGCTCCACCGCCGCCGAGGCGGGCACCCGGCTCGACGGCCGTGAGGTCGAGATCGGCCCGCCGCCCGGTATCGGCCGCATCAACTGGCTCGCCGCCCCCTTCGGCCCCGACGAGATCGCGGTACTGCTCCACGCCGACCGCCGTACCGTCACCGCCGCCATCGAAATCGAGGGCCCCGGCGTCGGACTGCGCGACAGCGAGGACCAGGAGGCCCTGGTCGACCGCTTCGGCACGCTCCTCAAGCATGTCGCCAACGGGGACGGTTTCGTCACCCGCATCCAGATGCTGGCCCGCACCCTGCCCGCCGACCCCGACGCCCATGCCAAGGACGTCGCCCAGCGCGGCGACGAACGCTCCCCCGAGTGGCTGCGCGAATCCTACGACCAGCTCCAGTCGATGGTCTCCACCTCCAGCGAGCAGCACCGCGCCTATCTCGTCGCCTGTATGCACTACACCCGGGAACTGGCCGCCGAGGCACACGCCATGGCCCGCGCCGCCCGCCCCACCAAGGGCCGCAAACTCGACAAGGACGCCGGGCTCGCGGTCGTGATGGCCCGTGAGCTGACCGATATCTGTGCCCGGCTCGCCGAGGCCGATATCCGGGTCCGCCAGCCCCTGGGCCAGGGCCGCCTCGCGTCCCTGGTGCACTCGATGTACGACCCGGACCACCCCATCGACCATATCCAGGCCATGACCAAGCGGAACGCCTGGCCCGCGGAGCTGGACGCCATGGAGCCCACCTATCTCCAGGCCAAGACCCGCGAGTCCGCGACCCGCGCCCCCTGGTGCCACGCCACCGCCTGGGTGAAGGAGTGGCCGATGACCCCGGTCGGCGTCAACTTCCTCGCCCCGCTCCTCGTCCACACCCCGGACGTGATCCGTACCGTCGCGGTCACGATGGACCTCGAACCCACCGAGGTCGCCATCGAACGCATGCTCACCGAGAAGACCAACGACGAGGCCGACGCCAGCCGCGCCGCCAAGATGAACCGCACCGTCGACCCGCGGGACATCGCCGCGCACGGCCGGCTCGACCAGCGGGGTGAAGATCTCGCCTCCGGCGCCGCGGGAGTCAACCTCGTCGGGTACATCACCGTGTCGTCCCGCTCGCCCGAGGCCCTGGCCCGGGACAAGCGGACGATCCGGGCGTCGGCCGGCAAGTCGTATCTGAAGCTGGAGTGGTGCGACCGCGAGCACCACCGGGCCTTTGTGAACACGCTGCCGTTCGCGACCGGCATCCGCCGTTAGGGGCCACTGTGCGAGATCCGCTGTCCAGCGTCACCGAGGCGTTCACCTCCTTCGTCTTCGGCAAGGTCGAGTCCACCCGGCTGCCCGTGCGCACCTCCACGGGCCAGGCCCAGGCCGTCTATCTGCCGACCGCCGCACCCGGTCTCGGCGACTCCGGCGTGATCATCGGCCGGGAGGTCTACAGCGGCAAGGGCTATATCTACGATCCTTTCCAGCTGTACGGGCAGCAGCTCCCCGCCCCCCACTGGCTGGTCCTCGGCGAATCGGGCAACGGCAAGTCGGCCCTGGAGAAGACGTACGTCCTGCGGCAGCTCCGGTTCCGGGACCGTCAGGTCGTCGTGCTCGACGCCCAGGGTGAGGACGGCGTCGGCGAGTGGAACCTCGTCGCCGAACAGGTGGGCATCACCCCCATCCGGCTCGACCCGATGACCGCGCTCGACGGCGGGATCCGGCTCAATCCGCTGGACCCGGCGATCACCAACACCGGTCAGCTGGCCCTGCTGCGGACCATCATCGAGGTGGCGATGGGCCACGGTCTCGACGAGCGTTCCGGTTTCGCGCTGAAGGTCGCCCACGCCTATGTCAACGAGACCATCACCGACCGGCAGCCCGTCCTCACCGATATCGTGGAGCAGTTGCGCCACCCGGAGGCCGAGTCCGCCGAGTCGATGAACGTCGACATAGACGACGTCCGGGCCTGGGGACTCGATGTCGCCCTCGTCCTCGACCGGCTCGTCGACGGCGATCTGCGCGGCATGTTCGACGGCCCGACGACGGTCGGCATCGACCTCGACGCCCCGCTCATCGTCTTCGACCTCTCCCATATCGACCGCAATTCGATCGCCATGCCGATCCTGATGGCGATCGTCGGGGTCTGGCTGGAGCACACCTGGATCAGGCCCGACCGGAAGAAGCGCATCTTCCTGGTCGAAGAGGCCTGGCACATCATCAACAGCCCCTTCGTGGCCCAGCTGTTCCAGCGGCTGCTGAAGTTCGGCCGCCGGCTCGGGCTCTCCTTCGTCGCCGTGGTCCACCATCTCTCCGATGTGGTGGACGGCGCGGCCGCGAAGGAGGCGGCGGCCATCCTGAAGATGGCGTCGACGAGGACCATCTACGCCCAGAAAGCGGACGAGGCCCGGGCCACCGGCCTGGTCCTCGGGCTGCCCCGCTGGGCGGTCGAGATCATCCCGACCCTCACCCCCGGTATCGCCGTCTGGGATGTCAACGGCAATGTCCAGGTCGTCAAACACCTGGTCACCGAGGCGGAACGACCACTGGTCTTCACCGACCGGGCCATGACGGAATCGTCCCGGCCGCTCCCGGAGGAGATCGAAGCCGCGGAGTGGGAGGCGGAGCAGCGGGCGGAGCTGATCGAACGGCGGCGCAGGCAGTACGACGAGAGCGCGTCCTCCGAGTCGACGGTCGCCTGACGTGCGGCACCACCCTCAGCACGGCCCCGGAGCCGGCGGGCACGGCTACGGCCCGCCGGGGCCGGGCGGCGCCGCCCGCCGGTCCGGCGGCGGGGTCCCCGACGGACTGATCGCCGGGCTGATCGGCGCCGCGGCCGCCGCGCTCTTCCTGGTCTGGTCGTCGACGGGCCTCGCGGGGCTGCTGGCGCACGGCTCCTGGCCGTCGGGGGTCTCCTTCACCCGTACGGCTCCGGCGCTGCGGTCCCTGATCGGCGCACCGGACGAGCTGTCGGCGGCCTGGCCCGAGACCCCGCCGAACGAACTGTCCGGGTACGGCCTGTTCTGGGGTCTGGCCATCGGTCAGGTGATGGTCCTGTTCGTGCTGGGCGTGTTCACGGTCGGCACACGGGCCCGCTGGAAGGCGGTCCGCCGGGCCCGGCACGAGGAGCGGCTGCGACAGCAGGACGACCGGCGGAGCCCGTACGGCTACGAGGACACCGTCCCGCCCGCCGTACCGCACCAGCATCAGCACCCACGGCCCGCCCCACCCCCGGTCCCCGCCGCCCCCCTCGACCTCGGCAAGCCGGTACCCGGGCCGGCACCCCACCGGGAAGCGGAACACCCCGCCCCGGCCGAGGACGCGGCCACCCCGGAAACAGCCGTCCCGGCCCCCCGCCTCGCACCCACCCCCGCCGTCTTCTTCGGCGGCCCCGACGCCCGCCGCCCCACCGCCCTCAGGGCCGCCCGCGATGCCGAAGGCCCCCTGCTGGTGGTCACCTCCGACCCGGCGGTCTGGGCCGAGACCAAGGACGTCCGCGCCAAACTCGGCCCCGTCCTCGTCTACGACCCGGGCCATCTGTGCGACACCCCCGCCCGGCTCCACTGGTCGCCCACCGCGCGCTGCGAGGACGCGGCGACCGCCCGGGACCGGGCGACCGCCCTGCTCGCGCCCGTACGCCCGCACGCCCGGATCGACGCGGCCATGGCCGATACCGCGGAGACCCTGCTCCACTGCTGGCTGCACGCCGCCGCCGTGGACGGCCGCCCCTTCAAACAGGTCCACCGCTGGGCCCAGGGCATCAACACCCAGGAGTCGGTACGGATCCTGCGCACCCACACCAAGGCGACGGCCGGGCTCGCCGGACTGCTGGAAGCCGCGCTGACCGCCCACCCCGAACGCCGCGAGATCGCCCAGCAGTTGGTCGCCCGCGCCCTGTCGTCGCTCTCCTCCATCCATATCCGCGAGGCATGCACTCCCAACCGAACTGATGCCCTCGCCTTGGAATCATTTATCAACGAGGGGGGAACCCTCTATCTGGTGGGAGAACCCCAGGAGGATCCCAGGGCCCGCCCCGGAGCGATGCCACTGCTGACGGCACTGGCTTCAGACGTGGTCGAGCACGGCCGCCGCATGGCCGCACGGTCATCCGCCGGCCGGCTCGACCCACCACTGACCCTCGTCCTCGAGGACGCGGCGGCCGTCGCCCCGCTCCCCCAACTCCCCGCCCTGCTCTCCGCGGGCCCGGTCACCGGCCTGCCCGCGTTCGTCCTGCTCCGCTCCCCCGAACAGGCCCGGGCCCGCTGGCAGGACCCCCTGCCCTCACCGCACGGCCCGTAGTACCGAGGTCCTACCCGACCGCCCCGAGTGCCGTCCGTGGTCGGACGATCCGCCGGCCCCCGCGGAGCACCATCGGTCACATGATCGAAGCCCAGGGACTCACCAAGCGGCACGGCGGCCGAGGACGTCGCCCCGGCCCTGCCCGTACGAAAACCGTCGTCGACGACCTCAGCTTCACCGTCCGCCCCGGCAGCGTCACCGGCTTCCTCGGCCCCAACGGGGCGGGCAAGTCCACCACGATGCGCATGCTCATCGGACTGGACGCGCCCACCTCCGGCCGGGCCACCGTCGGCGACCGGGCCCAGGCCGTCATCCTGGCCTACGACACCCAACTGGTCCGCCCCCGCTGACCCGGCCGGCTCCCCGAAAAGGGGAGCCGGGAAAAGGTCCGGAAACGCAGAAAGGCCCCGCACAAAGTGCGGGGCCTTCCTACAATGATTGTTCGGCGGCGTCCTACTCTCCCACAGGGTCCCCCCTGCAGTACCATCAGCGCTGAAAGGCTTAGCTTCCGGGTTCGGAATGTAACCGGGCGTTTCCCTAACGCAATAACCACCGAAACACTATGAAACAAACAATCCCCGGCATAAACACGGGTCGTTGCCTCAGAACTAACACAGTGGACGCGAGCAAATATGGACAAGCCCTCGGCCTATTAGTACCGGTCACCTCCACCAGTTACCTGGCTTCCAGATCCGGCCTATCAACCCAGTCGTCTACTGGGAGCCTTAACCCCTCAAAGGGGGTGGGAGTCCTCATCTCGAAGCAGGCTTCCCGCTTAGATGCTTTCAGCGGTTATCCTTTCCGAACGTAGCCAACCAGCCATGCCCTTGGCAGGACAACTGGCACACCAGAGGTTCGTCCGTCCCGGTCCTCTCGTACTAGGGACAGCCCTTCTCAAGACTCCTACGCGCACAGCGGATAGGGACCGAACTGTCTCACGACGTTCTAAACCCAGCTCGCGTACCGCTTTAATGGGCGAACAGCCCAACCCTTGGGACCGACTCCAGCCCCAGGATGCGACGAGCCGACATCGAGGTGCCAAACCATCCCGTCGATATGGACTCTTGGGGAAGATCAGCCTGTTATCCCCGGGGTACCTTTTATCCGTTGAGCGACGGCGCTTCCACAAGCCACCGCCGGATCACTAGTCCCGACTTTCGTCCCTGCTCGACCCGTCGGTCTCACAGTCAAGCTCCCTTGTGCACTTACACTCAACACCTGATTACCAACCAGGCTGAGGGAACCTTTGGGCGCCTCCGTTACTCTTTAGGAGGCAACCGCCCCAGTTAAACTACCCATCAGACACTGTCCCTGATCCGGATCACGGACCCAGGTTAGACATCCAGCACGACCAGAGTGGTATTTCAACAACGACTCCACAACCACTGGCGTGGCCGCTTCAAAGTCTCCCACCTATCCTACACAAGCCGAACCGAACACCAATATCAAACTGTAGTAAAGGTCCCGGGGTCTTTCCGTCCTGCTGCGCGAAACGAGCATCTTTACTCGTAGTGCAATTTCACCGGGCCTATGGTTGAGACAGTCGAGAAGTCGTTACGCCATTCGTGCAGGTCGGAACTTACCCGACAAGGAATTTCGCTACCTTAGGATGGTTATAGTTACCACCGCCGTTTACTGGCGCTTAAGTTCTCAGCTTCGCAACCCCGAAAGATCACTAACCGGTCCCCTTAACGTTCCAGCACCGGGCAGGCGTCAGTCCGTATACATCGCCTTACGGCTTCGCACGGACCTGTGTTTTTAGTAAACAGTCGCTTCTCGCTGGTCTCTGCGGCCACCCCCAGCTCACACCGTAAAGATGATCACCAGAAATGGCCCCCCTTCTCCCGAAGTTACGGGGGCATTTTGCCGAGTTCCTTAACCATAGTTCACCCGAACGCCTCGGTATTCTCTACCTGACCACCTGAGTCGGTTTAGGGTACGGGCCGCCTTGAAACTCGCTAGAGGCTTTTCTCGACAGCATAGGATCATCCACTTCACCACAATCGGCTCGGCATCAGGTCTCACCCTTAATGTGCGACGGATTTACCTACCGCACGGGCTACACCCTTACCCCGGGACAACCACCGCCCGGGCTGGACTACCTTCCTGCGTCACCCCATCACTTACCTACTACCACCTCGGTTCAGCGGCTCCACCACTCCCCATCACTCCGAAGAGATCAAAGGCGGCTTCACGGCCTTAGCATCAGAGGATTCGATACTGGGCGCTTCAAAGCGGGTACCGGAATATCAACCGGTTGTCCATCGACTACGCCTGTCGGCCTCGCCTTAGGTCCCGACTTACCCTGGGCAGATCAGCTTGACCCAGGAACCCTTAGTCAATCGGCGCACACGTTTCTCACGTGTGTATCGCTACTCATGCCTGCATTCTCACTCGTGAACCGTCCACCACTGCCTTCCGGCGCGGCTTCACCCGGCACACGACGCTCCCCTACCCAACCCAACGGGCGTTGGCCCTATATGTTGGATTGACACGACTTCGGCGGTACGCTTGAGCCCCGCTACATTGTCGGCGCGGAATCACTTGACCAGTGAGCTATTACGCACTCTTTCAAGGGTGGCTGCTTCTAAGCCAACCTCCTGGTTGTCTCTGCGACTCCACATCCTTTCCCACTTAGCGTACGCTTAGGGGCCTTAGTCGATGCTCTGGGCTGTTTCCCTCTCGACCATGGAGCTTATCCCCCACAGTCTCACTGCCGCGCTCTCACTTACCGGCATTCGGAGTTTGGCTAAGGTCAGTAACCCGGTAGGGCCCATCGCCTATCCAGTGCTCTACCTCCGGCAAGAAACACACGACGCTGCACCTAAATGCATTTCGGGGAGAACCAGCTATCACGGAGTTTGATTGGCCTTTCACCCCTAACCACAGGTCATCCCCCAGGTTTTCAACCCTGGTGGGTTCGGTCCTCCACGACCTCTTACAGCCGCTTCAACCTGCCCATGGCTAGATCACTCCGCTTCGGGTCTTGAGCGCGCTACTAAATCGCCCTATTCGGACTCGCTTTCGCTACGGCTTCCCCACACGGGTTAACCTCGCAACACACCGCAAACTCGCAGGCTCATTCTTCAAAAGGCACGCAGTCACGAGAACACAACCGAAGTCATGCTCCGACGCTCCCACGGCTTGTAGGCACACGGTTTCAGGTACTATTTCACTCCGCTCCCGCGGTACTTTTCACCATTCCCTCACGGTACTATCCGCTATCGGTCACCAGGGAATATTTAGGCTTAACGGGTGGTCCCGCCAGATTCACACGGGATTTCTCGGGCCCCGTGCTACTTGGGTGTCTCTTAAACGAGCCGCATGAATTTCAGCTACGGGGGTCTTACCCTCTACGCCGGGCCTTTCGCATGCCCTTCGCCTATCCATACGGTTTCTGACTCGTCCCACGGCCGGCAGACCGCAGCAAAGAGATCCCACAACCCCGTATACGCAACCCCTGCCGGGTATCACACGCATACGGTTTGGCCTCATCCGGTTTCGCTCGCCACTACTCCCGGAATCACGGTTGTTTTCTCTTCCTGAGGGTACTGAGATGTTTCACTTCCCCTCGTTCCCTCCACACTGCCTATGTGTTCAGCAGCGGGTGACAGCCCATGACGACTGCCGGGTTTCCCCATTCGGAAACCCCCGGATCAAAGCCTGGTTGACGACTCCCCGGGGACTATCGTGGCCTCCCACGTCCTTCATCGGTTCCTGGTGCCAAGGCATCCACCGTGCGCCCTTAAAAACTTGGCCACAGATGCTCGCGTCCACTGTGTAGTTCTCA is part of the Streptomyces qinzhouensis genome and harbors:
- a CDS encoding type VI secretion protein, which gives rise to MRHHPQHGPGAGGHGYGPPGPGGAARRSGGGVPDGLIAGLIGAAAAALFLVWSSTGLAGLLAHGSWPSGVSFTRTAPALRSLIGAPDELSAAWPETPPNELSGYGLFWGLAIGQVMVLFVLGVFTVGTRARWKAVRRARHEERLRQQDDRRSPYGYEDTVPPAVPHQHQHPRPAPPPVPAAPLDLGKPVPGPAPHREAEHPAPAEDAATPETAVPAPRLAPTPAVFFGGPDARRPTALRAARDAEGPLLVVTSDPAVWAETKDVRAKLGPVLVYDPGHLCDTPARLHWSPTARCEDAATARDRATALLAPVRPHARIDAAMADTAETLLHCWLHAAAVDGRPFKQVHRWAQGINTQESVRILRTHTKATAGLAGLLEAALTAHPERREIAQQLVARALSSLSSIHIREACTPNRTDALALESFINEGGTLYLVGEPQEDPRARPGAMPLLTALASDVVEHGRRMAARSSAGRLDPPLTLVLEDAAAVAPLPQLPALLSAGPVTGLPAFVLLRSPEQARARWQDPLPSPHGP
- a CDS encoding ATP-binding protein translates to MRDPLSSVTEAFTSFVFGKVESTRLPVRTSTGQAQAVYLPTAAPGLGDSGVIIGREVYSGKGYIYDPFQLYGQQLPAPHWLVLGESGNGKSALEKTYVLRQLRFRDRQVVVLDAQGEDGVGEWNLVAEQVGITPIRLDPMTALDGGIRLNPLDPAITNTGQLALLRTIIEVAMGHGLDERSGFALKVAHAYVNETITDRQPVLTDIVEQLRHPEAESAESMNVDIDDVRAWGLDVALVLDRLVDGDLRGMFDGPTTVGIDLDAPLIVFDLSHIDRNSIAMPILMAIVGVWLEHTWIRPDRKKRIFLVEEAWHIINSPFVAQLFQRLLKFGRRLGLSFVAVVHHLSDVVDGAAAKEAAAILKMASTRTIYAQKADEARATGLVLGLPRWAVEIIPTLTPGIAVWDVNGNVQVVKHLVTEAERPLVFTDRAMTESSRPLPEEIEAAEWEAEQRAELIERRRRQYDESASSESTVA
- a CDS encoding SCO6880 family protein codes for the protein MTTQSHPIAPRRTYLIGRARPNAIIGKNRETGEIALIIAGAFLGMMSGLLVPYLVPRIALLMGFPLIALAAVYLPYKHRTFYRWFEINRSFKRTLRSGTVYRSTAAEAGTRLDGREVEIGPPPGIGRINWLAAPFGPDEIAVLLHADRRTVTAAIEIEGPGVGLRDSEDQEALVDRFGTLLKHVANGDGFVTRIQMLARTLPADPDAHAKDVAQRGDERSPEWLRESYDQLQSMVSTSSEQHRAYLVACMHYTRELAAEAHAMARAARPTKGRKLDKDAGLAVVMARELTDICARLAEADIRVRQPLGQGRLASLVHSMYDPDHPIDHIQAMTKRNAWPAELDAMEPTYLQAKTRESATRAPWCHATAWVKEWPMTPVGVNFLAPLLVHTPDVIRTVAVTMDLEPTEVAIERMLTEKTNDEADASRAAKMNRTVDPRDIAAHGRLDQRGEDLASGAAGVNLVGYITVSSRSPEALARDKRTIRASAGKSYLKLEWCDREHHRAFVNTLPFATGIRR